Below is a window of Leptospira sp. WS4.C2 DNA.
TCTTTCAATCCAGAAGGAGAACTGGTGTCTTCCCATTGGTTGAGTTTGATGAGAAGCGACTCTTTTTTCTCTTGGAGGAGCTCACGCACCTCTTCGATAAACTTTTTGTCGACTCCCTTCTCTGAAGATTTTGCAGCTGGTTTCGGCATCTTATCCCTTAGACTTTGGATTCCTTGTGATCAGTATGTGATTTGCAAAATTTGCAATATTTTTTAGTCACAAGTTTTTCCGACTTAGTCTTCTTATTTTTAGTCTGGAAGTAATTTGACCGCCCAGGTATCGCACATGGGACACAGGTTAGTTTTATGATTTCTCTCATAATTTATGCCATGACGTACCGACCCCATATATAGTCAATCGACAATAGCGGGTTTTTTCGGTTCCTTTCTGAAATAGGTCGCAAATAAACTTCCTAAAAGCGAATGAGTCAAACTCGATAAAGCACTAGGAATTGCCGTGTTTGGATCCAAAAAATGGGTCCTTGCCAAGACCGCCCCAAGCCCGGAATTTTGCATCCCCACCTCAATCGAAATGGTTTTTGCCGTTTTGGGATTTTTGGTAAGATACAGGCTGAAGATCCCTCCGATTCCAAACCCACCCAGATGCAAAAGAATCACCGCAAAGAAGATACGAAAATCTGACTTTAGGATGGTTTCCTTTCCACTAGCAATAATCGAGGCCACAATCATAGCAATGAGGAATACGGAGAGAACCGGAAAGAAGTCTTGTATCTCTTTTGTGAGTTTAGGAAAGAGCGATTTTAAAAACAAACCGAGTGCCACTGGAACCAAAATCACTTGGAAGGTAGTGATCACAAGACCCCACCTGTCAATCTCCAACCGACTTCCGATGAGGATGGCCACAAGGAATGGTGTCATAAAAATTCCAAGGATGGTAGAGACAGAAGTTAAGGTGACACTTAGAGGTACATCTGCTTTGGAGAGAAATGTTATGACATTCGATGCGGTTCCGCCAGGACAACAAGACACAAGGATCAGGCCCACGGCATAAGCTTCCGGTAATTGAAATAAATACCCGAGAGAATAACCTAACGCAGGCATGATGGTATATTGCAAAACCGTTCCAATGAGAATGGGTTTTGGTTGTTTTAATATCCGAATGAAGTCTTCGGCCTCAAGTGTGAGTCCCATCCCAAGCATAATGGCACCAAGGCTATAGGTGATCCAAGGGCCTTTGAACCAAACGATTTTTTCTGGATATAAAAACCCAAAGCTTGCGATAAGGAGTAGGACCAGAGGGAAAGCATTCACTATCTGTTTAGAAATTTTTGTGAACATATTTGATGAATTCACTATTCGCCTAACTTTGGCTCAAGTATTCTTTCAAAGCCTCTTTCACTCGGGCCACATGTTCTTCTTCAATGGCAATGTGTGGTGCCATTCGTAATCGACCTAGTCGCACAGCCGTTGTGATTCCCTTTTGTTTTAAGAAAGATTGGATGGCTTCTGGTTGGAATTTAGAAGGATCCTTGTGTCCAGTGATGGCAAGGATTCCCGTTTTGACAGTAGGGAAGGCATCGGATTCTAAAGTAAATCCAAGGTCGTGGAGTGCTTTTTTAAAAAGATCTGCAATTTCATAAATTCGTTCTCTCACCCGGGAAAATCCGAGTGTGGACAACATCTTAAGTGAGGCATAAAAGTAGATCCAATCATTGAAGTTGATTGTACTTTGTTCAAATTGGTCTGCTGCCGGTTTCCATTCATTACGATAGGGAAAATAACTGGAATCGTTTACTACACTGGCTTGGCCTTTAAAAATAAGTTGGAATCCTTTGGATTGTTCTTTGGATAAATAAACAACCCCAAGTCCTAAGGGACCGAGTAACCACTTCCAGGCGGCAAAGGCACAAAAAGCCACTTTGATCTTTCCAAAATCGAGTGCAATGTGCCCCACGGCTTGGCTTCCATCAATCACAAGTTTTGTATGATAGGTTTCACAAAGTTGGGAAACGGCTTCCATATCAAAAACCACACCCGTACACCAATGAACAGGCGATAGGCTGAGAATATGGACATCCCCTTTTTCTAACTCCAATTTTAGATTGAGAAGAAAGTCTTCGGGAGTTTTCCCCACAGGGATAAATTCTAAACCGACCCCTTTTTCTTTCCAATGTTCCCATGGATAGACATTACTTGGGTATTCGTTTTCCAAAACTAAAATTCGTTTTCCTTTAGGAATCTGGATGCTATGGGAATAGAGATTGATCCCCTCACTCGTGTTATGTACAATCCCAATCTCAGAAGGATCGCAAACAAGGATCTCTGCGATATATCCTCGGATGGAGGTCTTGATCACTGGCTCAGCAAAGCTCGGAGCAAAGATTCCGTATCGGGAATATTCCTGAAAGTAGAGGTTCATCATCTCGATGGCATAGGTGGAAACCGGTGTGGTTCCGCAATAGTTCAACCAAACAGAATCAGATTGTACGGGAAAGTATTGGGAGATCCCTTTCCAGTTGGCAAAAGGAGGAAAAGAAGGAAGTTCAGAGTGATTAACAGACATGCAAAAATAGAAATATCTGAAGCGACAGAAGAGAAAAGTAAAAAAAAATGGGACCGTGCTCTCATCTCGGATTTACCTCTCAAGGTCGGCGTTTAGTCACAATATCGCCCTTTTTCGCAAACTCATTGGACCCAAAACCAAGTTTACTGCCGTGATCAAGTCCAATGCCTATGGGCATGGGCTACTAGCCACTGCCTCCATTGCACTCGATGCCGGTGCCGATTATTTGGGAGTCAATTCTTTAGAAGAGGCTTTGTCCATTCGGAGGGTATTTACCAAAGCTACCATCCTCATTATGGGGAGCATTCCCAACCTAAAAGAAAGAAAGGAATCTCTCGCCGATGAGAATTTTTGGGTCATGGTTTCTCGAGTGGAAGAAATCGAAATCTTAGCCAAACTTTCCCCCACTCCCAAAATCCATTTAAAAGTCGATACAGGAATGTCAAGGCTTGGGATTCCGACGACAGATGCAGAAACCCTTGCCAAAGAAATTTTTGAGAAAAAACTTCCCCTCACAGGCATTGGCACCCACTTTGCAAGCACGGAAGACTTTACAGAACATAGTTATTCTATGTTACAGCTGGGAAGATTCCAAGATACCATAGACACATTCGCTAAACACGGGTTCATCGATCTCATTTGCCACTGTGCTTCTTCTGCTTCTGCGATGTTATTTTCGGAAGCAAGGATGGATTTGGTTCGGGTAGGAATTTCTCTTTATGGACTATGGCCGAGTTTAGAAACCAAACTTTCTCTTTCCCTGATGAAAAAAGATGTGGGGATGTTAAAACCAGCACTTACGTGGAAAACACAAATCCAACACATCCAAAACCTAAACCAAGGAAGTTTTATTGGTTACGGGTCCACATATAAAACCACTCACGATACAAAATTGGCAGTTGTTCCCGTCGGATACTATGAGGGACTGGACAGAAAACTTTCCAACAATGGGTATATGTTGGTTCGTGGAGAACGTGCAAAAATTTTAGGAAGGATTTGTATGAACATGACCATGCTCGATATCACACATATCCCAGATGCATCTATTGGTGATGATGTAGTCATTATTGGAAAATCCGGAAATGAGACTATATCTGCGGATGACCATGCGGCTTGGACGGGAACCATCAATTATGAAGTGGTCACGAGAATTCTAAGTGCTTTTCCCCGTATTATTGAAGATTAGAGGACCTTATGTCAGAAAGACAAATTTATAACTGGAAAAATCATAGACTAACCTACGTTAAACATAAATCACTCAATCCAAAATCCAAAGAAACTATTGTTCTTATTGGAGGTTGGTGTTCCGCTGCTGGGTATTGGGGTCTCAATATTCCTTTTTTTCGTGAACTGGGGGATGTCATTGAACTCGACTTAGTTGGCCATTATCCTGCAGAAATTTTTGATCAAAAAAAAGGTTTAACCTTGCAAGATTTTTTAGAAACACAGGCTCAAGGAATTTGGGCTTCTGCGGGAGAAAAGGACATCACACTCGTTGGTCATTCCACAGGTGGAATGGCAGTCCTTGCCATCGCTTCCCTGTTCCCACAAAGGATCAAACAAGTGATCTCCATAGCACCTTTTGTCCACGGTCCCGTTCCTGGGATTTTAAAAATCGGTGTGGTGGGACTTCGGGCGAACTTAGGTAGTTTTTTTGACTTTGGATTCAAAATTGGGAAGTCCCTCCCCAAAGCCTTACAAATTGGATTTTCTTATGGAGTTTATGACTCTGCGGCCTTCCATGCAAGAGAAGAGATCAAACAATTCTTAAAAGAATACAACCCACAATTTGAATGTTTGAATCCAAGGCAAATCCTGATGATTCTTGAGATGTTGGACCGCACCGACATCAGACCCATAGTCTTTGGGAACCGGGTTCCTACCCTCATTATGCGTGGAGAAGAAGATCCTATCATTCCAGGAAAGGATGTAATGGAATTAGAAAGAACAACTCCTCATGTGAAGGCAGTTTTATTTTCTGAATGTGGACACTTTGTACATATGGAAAAACAAAAAGCGGCTGAGAAAGTAATGAAAGATTTCATTCTCATGAAAAAAGCTTCTTCCACAAAGAAGTCCTTTTTTTAAAACAAACGATGGTTTAGACTTGGAAGTTGGTTTCTGATTTCGCTTAACTTCTGTAAGTCGATATCAGCAATGGCGAATCCTTCTTCATTGTCTATTTCATCTAGAATTTCTCCCCAAGGCGAAATGATCAGGGAATGGCCATAGGTTTTGCGGTTCCCATGAGGGTCATGGGTTCCTGTTTGGCCCGGTGCCAAAACATACATAAAATTTTCGATCGCACGAGCACGCAGTAACACATGCCAATGGGCTTCTCCTGTGGGGACAGTAAATGCTGCCGGCAAAAAACACAACTCCACCCCCTTCTCAGACAAAGCACGAAACAATTCCGGAAATCGAATGTCATAACAGATTGCTGAAGAGATCTTTCCATATTCTGTTTGGATGACCTCAGGAACTTTTCCGCCACTCTCTGTGGAATTGGATTCGCTGTAATTGAATCCATCCCCAACCACCGCATTAAAAAGATGGGCTTTGTGATACCGAAATACTTCTTCACCACTAGGACTTACAATGACGGCAGTGTTGAATACCTTTCCCGTAGGCGCTTTTGTCGGAAACCCTCCCCCCAAAAGATAGATCCCTAAATCCTTTGCCGTCTCTTTCAGAAAGGCAGTGGTCTCCTCTTCAATTTGGCCAAGGAGATTTTTTTTCTCTGATTCTGTTCCCATAAAGGAAAAATTTTCGGGTAGGCCTATGACTTTGGCACCGGCACTCGCCGCTTCCTCTACAAGTTGTCTACACTTAGTTAGGTTATTTGAGACTCTTGCTGTACTTGTGACTTGCACTGCGGCGGCTTTAAATTTCATTATCATAAATGAGGTCTTTTATGAACCACGATTCTGAAAAAATCAATCATATCTTGGAAGCTCTTCCCTATTTGATCAATTATTCGGGGAAAACCATTGTCATCAAGTATGGCGGGGCT
It encodes the following:
- the rpmG gene encoding 50S ribosomal protein L33, with translation MREIIKLTCVPCAIPGRSNYFQTKNKKTKSEKLVTKKYCKFCKSHTDHKESKV
- a CDS encoding bile acid:sodium symporter family protein, producing the protein MFTKISKQIVNAFPLVLLLIASFGFLYPEKIVWFKGPWITYSLGAIMLGMGLTLEAEDFIRILKQPKPILIGTVLQYTIMPALGYSLGYLFQLPEAYAVGLILVSCCPGGTASNVITFLSKADVPLSVTLTSVSTILGIFMTPFLVAILIGSRLEIDRWGLVITTFQVILVPVALGLFLKSLFPKLTKEIQDFFPVLSVFLIAMIVASIIASGKETILKSDFRIFFAVILLHLGGFGIGGIFSLYLTKNPKTAKTISIEVGMQNSGLGAVLARTHFLDPNTAIPSALSSLTHSLLGSLFATYFRKEPKKPAIVD
- a CDS encoding aminotransferase class V-fold PLP-dependent enzyme gives rise to the protein MSVNHSELPSFPPFANWKGISQYFPVQSDSVWLNYCGTTPVSTYAIEMMNLYFQEYSRYGIFAPSFAEPVIKTSIRGYIAEILVCDPSEIGIVHNTSEGINLYSHSIQIPKGKRILVLENEYPSNVYPWEHWKEKGVGLEFIPVGKTPEDFLLNLKLELEKGDVHILSLSPVHWCTGVVFDMEAVSQLCETYHTKLVIDGSQAVGHIALDFGKIKVAFCAFAAWKWLLGPLGLGVVYLSKEQSKGFQLIFKGQASVVNDSSYFPYRNEWKPAADQFEQSTINFNDWIYFYASLKMLSTLGFSRVRERIYEIADLFKKALHDLGFTLESDAFPTVKTGILAITGHKDPSKFQPEAIQSFLKQKGITTAVRLGRLRMAPHIAIEEEHVARVKEALKEYLSQS
- the alr gene encoding alanine racemase is translated as MLSSRIYLSRSAFSHNIALFRKLIGPKTKFTAVIKSNAYGHGLLATASIALDAGADYLGVNSLEEALSIRRVFTKATILIMGSIPNLKERKESLADENFWVMVSRVEEIEILAKLSPTPKIHLKVDTGMSRLGIPTTDAETLAKEIFEKKLPLTGIGTHFASTEDFTEHSYSMLQLGRFQDTIDTFAKHGFIDLICHCASSASAMLFSEARMDLVRVGISLYGLWPSLETKLSLSLMKKDVGMLKPALTWKTQIQHIQNLNQGSFIGYGSTYKTTHDTKLAVVPVGYYEGLDRKLSNNGYMLVRGERAKILGRICMNMTMLDITHIPDASIGDDVVIIGKSGNETISADDHAAWTGTINYEVVTRILSAFPRIIED
- a CDS encoding alpha/beta fold hydrolase, producing the protein MSERQIYNWKNHRLTYVKHKSLNPKSKETIVLIGGWCSAAGYWGLNIPFFRELGDVIELDLVGHYPAEIFDQKKGLTLQDFLETQAQGIWASAGEKDITLVGHSTGGMAVLAIASLFPQRIKQVISIAPFVHGPVPGILKIGVVGLRANLGSFFDFGFKIGKSLPKALQIGFSYGVYDSAAFHAREEIKQFLKEYNPQFECLNPRQILMILEMLDRTDIRPIVFGNRVPTLIMRGEEDPIIPGKDVMELERTTPHVKAVLFSECGHFVHMEKQKAAEKVMKDFILMKKASSTKKSFF
- a CDS encoding carbon-nitrogen hydrolase family protein, which codes for MKFKAAAVQVTSTARVSNNLTKCRQLVEEAASAGAKVIGLPENFSFMGTESEKKNLLGQIEEETTAFLKETAKDLGIYLLGGGFPTKAPTGKVFNTAVIVSPSGEEVFRYHKAHLFNAVVGDGFNYSESNSTESGGKVPEVIQTEYGKISSAICYDIRFPELFRALSEKGVELCFLPAAFTVPTGEAHWHVLLRARAIENFMYVLAPGQTGTHDPHGNRKTYGHSLIISPWGEILDEIDNEEGFAIADIDLQKLSEIRNQLPSLNHRLF